The segment CGAATGGAGAGTTTGCTTCCCGTTTTCCGCTCGGTTAAGTTGGGGGCACACCCCAACTTTTCTCAGGCAATTCGCGATGAGTAGCTCGTCCAACACGCGCGATCCGGTCGTCATGGTTCTGGCGGTCCTGGCCGGACTCTTTATTCTCATGCTGTTCGGTTGCGGCGTCGCATTGGCGGTCTTTATCCGCGTTACTTACGACAAAGATCTTGGCAAGCCGGCCCCAGGCACGGGGAAGATTCCGCCGCCGATTGTCGTTTCCCCCAATCGCGTCGAAGAAGATCGAATTCGCGAGTTGGAGCGACGGCGTCTTGAGCAGGACCGGCAACACGCAGCAGAGCAATTGCGCAGGGCGCAAGAGCAGAACCGAGCGGACGCCCAAATGCGCAGGGAAAACGAGCAACAACTCGCGGACGAGCGGAAGCTGACCGAGGAGGAAGAGCAGCGGCGATTGCTACGGATAGCGGTACTGGGAGATCCCGCGGTTCCTGGCTCGACCGGACGGTTTGGAGAGCCGTTGGCTACTGCGCCGGCCGCGGTCGAACTGCCGACGCCCCCAGCCCCCTTGCCTCCCCTCGCCTATGCGGAAGAAGCGGTCCAAGCAGGCGAGCGATTGGGTTGGACCAACATCGGTTCGCGGGAGAGCAAATTTATCGATCGCGCTCCGCCTGGGGGCGTTTTGGTTGGCGCCATCGTCTTTAAGTCGAGTCGATTCGGGACGACGGTCGCCGGCATTCAACCGATCTACCAACGACAAGATCAATATGTTGCGGGAGGGATTTGCGGAACTTCCACCAGCGATACGGCATTCAGTCTCGCCGAGGCGGGCGAAGCGGTCAGCGGGTTCCGCTTTCGTTCCGGATTGGTCGTCGACGTTATTGCACTAACGTTCGCTCCGCTGGAGGGTCTGCAATTGAACATCGACGATGAACGGCAAGGAGAACGCCTTGGTTCGCCCGATCGCGACCTGCCAAAAGTGTGGAGCGGCGACTCCAAGCTGATCGTCGGCATCTACGGCACCTATGAAAACAATACGAACGTCCGATCGCTGGGCATGCTCTACGCCGACCAGGTGACGGCCGGCGAACTGGGACCTCCGCTTCAACCGCTGCGGACCTTCTCCAGTGCGAACGGTAAGTTCACCGTCGAGGCGAAACTCGTAAAAATCAATGACGACGGCACGGTCAGCCTGGAGAGGGAAGATGGCTCGCGCGTGTCGGCGCCGATCGCCAGTCTGAGCGAGGAAGATCAAAAGTACATCGAGTCGCAGCGTTAATTTTTCGGACGCGGCCCCCAGGTTTGGTCGACGCAGCGCTCGCGACGGAGCAGAATAGGGACTTCCTGTTCCCTCCTCGCTTTTCCCGCCGGAGCCTTCGAGCCATGCGTATCGCCCCGCTATTGTCCTTGCTACTGTTGACCATCGCCGCTCCGTTATTGGCGGCCGAAAAAGAAAAGCATGTCCTGCTGCTGGGGATCGACGGTTGCCGGTTTGACGCCGTGCAGAAAGCGAAGACGCCGAATCTCGATCGCCTGGTCGCCAATGGAACTTATTCGCCGACGGCCCTGATCCTGGGAGATCGCTATCGCAAGAACGATACGATCAGCGGTCCCGGTTGGGGGAGCATCAACACCGGCGTCTGGGCCGACAAGCACAACGTGCAAGGGAACGAATTCAAAGAGCCCCACTTTGACAAGTTTCCCCACTTCTTCCACTTCGTGAAGCAGGCCTTCCCGGACGCGAAAACCGTTTCGATCGTCGACTGGGATCCGATCGCTAAGTACATCGTCTCCGACGCCGACGTCTCCCTCTCGACCAAACCGACTGGCGCCAACGTCGTGGCGACCTACGCCAAGGGAGACGAAAAGTCAACCGCCGAAGCGATTCGCCTGATCGAAGAACTCGACCCGAAAGCGATGATGCTCTACCTCGGCCAGGTCGACGAAACGGGACACGCCCATGGCTTTCACCCGAGTGTGCCAGAGTACATCGCCGCTATCGAAACGGTCGATGGACTAGTCGGCCAAGTCCTCGACGCGATCGCCAAGCGAATCGACGAAGAGTGGCTGATCGTCGTCACCAGCGACCACGGCGGCGAAGGCCGCGGTCACGGAGGTGGCCACAACAACCCGAACATCCTCCACAGCTTCCTGATCGTCAGCGGCGAAGGGGCCAAGAAAGGAAAGTTCGAAGAGCAAGTCTACATCGTCGACGCCGTCCCGACGCTGCTAACGTACCTGGGCGTGAAGCTGGACGACGCGTGGCAGTTAGATGGGCATGCGGTTGGGTTGAAGTAAGTCAATGTGCAGGCGTCATGGTCACGGCCTTGCGTGGCCATGAATGGGGTGACGCGTTCGCATACGCGCGTCAGGCGTGTCCAAACTGGCTATAAGAAGGTTAATAGGGAATTTGATACGTTTCCATCAAGTGTTGTCCCTAAACTTCCCATCGAACGATCTAGCAAATAGTGTTCTTTGGTCGTGGCTTTTGCTAAAGGAAAATGCTCTCCATTTCCCTTTCTTTTCGTTTGAAAACTACTTTGAGTTAGGGCTTTGCAAGAAATAATGGCGACTGAAACGCACCCGGAGAAGCGATCATGGATTTTCCAGGCCATTCCACAGTACTTCGATCTGAACGAAGCTCTAAAGCACATTCGCATATTCCGCTGGCGAATTAAGCAATTTAAGAATGAAATTCGAGCTGGTGACGACGTGTTTCTATGGCTTGCTGGGAGCGACGGCGGAGTGGTCGCTCGCGGAACGGTCGTCACCGATCCGCTGGACATGGAAGATTCGCAAGAGGAATTGCCCTTCGTCAAAGAAGCGGACAAAGATAAAGACAGGCTCTCTGCAGCAGTTGAGATCAATACGGTTTTCGGCGTCCCTGTTCAGCGAGAAGACCTCAAGGCCCATCCCGTTCTTTCGTCAATTTCAATTCTTAAGCAATCGCGAGGGACGAACTTTGCGCTGACAGAGGATGAGGCAGATTCGCTTGACGCACTTTGTCCGCGGTCTGAACTTCACGGTGCGTCGCTGTTTGAAGCCTTTTCCCTATTTCATGCGACTCCCGTGGAACAATTACGCGTGAGGATACGCCGCGAACGTGCTGCTCAACTTCGAGAGTTTCTCGGTGATATCGACGGCATTACTCTTGATGGATTCAATCGTGAAGTATGGGTTCTAGAGTCGGCAACACTCCTTGGCGGCGAAGACATCCGTGGCGCACTATTTGACTCCAGCCTTCTTGATAATGAGTTTGCCGTTCAGGTTGCCGTCGCGCTTGATGCTGGCGATCTGGAGTTGCACGGTAATTACGTTTGGCGTCCTGGATCAACGGTCTATGGTTCTCCACTCGCGAACGTAACCGATCAAGAAAAGTTAAGTCATGTAAAGCACGCGCTCCGATTGTTAAACGATCCGACGCTGTCGCCAAGTGAGAAGGTCGTTCAGATTGAGTCCGTCCCTGGGTTTGGCTTTCCGACCGCGACCGGCCTCGTTATTCTTCTTCATCCCGAAGAAATTGCGATAATGAACAAGCAGACGGAGGGAGTATTCGAGAAACTTCGTGTCAATTGCAAGGGGTTCGCTGCCTTCCAGGCGGCCGCGAGCCAATTGAGGTCTGAACTCGGTGCAGATGACTATTTGGAATTGGACTGGTTCCTGTACCAGATCAATCAAGGGATGATTGAAGTCGCGGATCGAGAGCAACACGAAAAGATGCTCCGGGACATTGACTGTCAAATCGAAGCGAGCATCGAAAAGTCTACGGCCGTGAACCAAACCGAAAAGGAGCAATTGGTAAAGTCGAGGATAGGGCAAGGGCAATTTCGGCACAACATCCAAAAGCTTGAATTGTCATGTCGGGTTTCCGGTGTTGACGATGTCCGATTTCTGATCGCTAGCCATATTAAACCTTGGCGAGCTTGCGATAATGTAGAGCGACTGGATGGAGCGAATGGACTGTTCTTGTCGCCAAACATCGACTTATTATTCGATCGAGGCCACATTTCATTCGAGGACGACGGTACGCTTCTGATCGCGTCCGTTGTCGACGAGAAAACGCTTAGATCACTCGGCGTACCTAGCGACATGACGAACTGCGGACATTTTTCGTCCAAGCAGAAGCGATACCTCGCCTACCATCGTCAGCATGTCTTTCTCGGATCGAACAAGTCTGAGTAACAAAACGACGGAGACGTTTCAGGGATTAAAACTTGGCACGGCAGCAGCCTTTAGTTCGCCCTGACTCGGACGACTAGTGCAGAGAAAGTTGGTAAGTCGCTGCAAAACGGATGATATCCAACGCGAGCTGCTTCCGCAGTAATCGTGACTCTTCAGCGAGGAGGGAAGAAAAGGACAGTGGTCTTTTTCGCGACTTGCCACGTCCCCTTGGATTCGTCCTGCCTATTTTTGCTTCGCATTGGCGAGAATTTCTTTTGCTTCCGACGCCCCGATCTCGCGTACGAAGAGGTTTCGCCATTCGATTTTGCCGCCATGCGTTTGCAGCATAATTGGCCCTTTCGGTGGAAGCGGTTGACTTCGGTCCCAGTAGTTTTCCATGACGGCATTGTTCACAACCAGTTTTCCGTTCAGCCAAACCGACGTCCGATCGCCAATCTGTTGAATACGGAGTTGATTCCATTCGCCAAACGGGAGGTCGGCTAATTCAAGCGGGTCGCGACCAGCCGCCCCAGGCGTATTGTTGAACAAGCCGCCGGAACCAAGATGAGGTTTCCGAGTTGGTCTTTGCGGATCGAACTCTTGATTGGCGTCCCAGATCTGTACCTGCGGCGTGCCTCTTAAATAGACTCCGCTGTCAGCTCCGGCGACCGTCTTGTATTCCAGTAGGAATTCCATGTCGCCAAATTCGCGTTCGGTGGTTGCGTATGGCCCCTCTCCATCATTGACAAGACTTCCGTTCTCAACTCTCCAGTATTTTGAAAACTCCGCTTGCTGCTTGAGTAAGTTCTTACTTTTATCCTCTCCAACAAGTTTCTGACTTTGGTGCGGGTTTAATCCATACCATCCGCTTAGGTCATGGCCATTAAATAAAGCACGGAACCCTTGAGGCGGCTTGGGTTCCTCGGAACGCCCTGAAGTGGGCGCCAAGGCCAGAGAGAGGCCGAACAAACACATTGTTGCAACAGTGAACTTCGTGGTCATAAGTCAATCCGAAGAATAGGGAGGCGTTTTTTTCGTAGCGGTCTACAGTGCGCAGAGGAGCGGGAATTAATTCGTCGAAACTGCAGCTTGGGTCGCCGCTTCACGGAGAAGAGCTACGGCCGTTTCTACGAGCATCTCTCCGGAACCTGGTTGAAGATTGGAATTGGTCACTTCGTAGCTCCCCCCGGCGTACGCTGCGCGATGTGGGACGTAGATCGTTTCAACGGCGTTCGAGAGTTCGATCAACAGCGTGGTGCGAAAGGGGGACGCCTTTTTGATGGCCAGGCCGAGGTCGACAAAGACCTCGCCCGGTAGGCAGACGATCGCCACGTCGCGGCCTACTGCGTACACCGTAACGTTCATAGGGAGCGTATCGCCGACGCCAGCCAGCGATCGGCTGAGTCCCCAGGTTATCTGCTCGGCAGCGTTTGCATGCGGCTGCTGATGACGGAACTGATCCAGCATTAGTTTTTTGTAGGCGGTTACGTGATCGAAAAAGTCAACTTTTTCATGGTTTCTGGCCAACTTCAAAATCGCCAGCGACCGCTCGACCTCTTGCGATGTGGCGTCCTGAAGCGGCAACTCGACGGTTCGTGATTTTACGAACAACGGCGTGGCCCCAGTCGACTCGAGTCGGTCGAGTTGTTTCGAGATTGTCTCTCCGAGCGAACGGCCAATGAAGTTGGTCTTGTTCCGCTCGCTGCGCGAGGGGTCAGAATGGTTGATGTCGCCGCAACAGCCGGCGCCAAAAATCGAGATTGTTTCAGGTCCCACCGCATCGCGCACAGCTTGCTCAATGAAGTAGGGATAATCGGCGCTCCAGTTGGTTCCCCCGACCGTGTCGAGGTGCAAAGCGAAGTTGCTTAGGACGCCGCGTGTGACGCTTCCATCGGCAGAGTCGATGGCAAGAATTCCTACGTCCGGATCGATCGGACCAGCAGCGCGAACGACATCCGGATTGGCCAGATTCATCCACGTCCGAACGCTGCCGTCGCGCATGACGAAACGCCGATTGAACGAGACGGGCGTTTTTTGCGTCGCCACACCGGCCCGCAACTGCGAAGGAGCGGCCGCTGCATGGGCTTGTGCGATCGCATCGACGGGGCCCGCGATCAGCTTCTTGATGTATTCGGCCCGCAAGGGATCTTGTCGCTCGCCCCCCAAGTGCAGGTACAGTTCCTTCGTATAGTCGGGGGCGGTATGCGAATGCGTGGCTGCGACGACGATATTCTCCGCAGGAATTCCCGTCCTTTCCGCCGCTAGTTTACGAATTTCACGCGACAGGTCGGTGGTAATTCCAATCAAGTCGCAAACCACGAGTGCACCAGCCGTAGTTCCATCATCCAGGACGATCGCTTTCGCCTTCAGCGAATCAACTGTCCCTTCCGCCAACCGTTCGTGATAGTAACCCGCCATCGGGAAGCCATTGGGCGGCGTAATATCGACTTCCGCTAGGCCTATCTTCAAGGAAGAAGTTTGCTCTTCCGCTCCTGCGACTGCCGCAATAAGGATCGCTAGAATTACGACGAGCAAGGGCGTCTGTAGGAATTTTCGATTCATTTGTCTCTTTCTAAATAGCCTTGCGCGAACCTGAGACGGTTAGACAAAACAAGACCTCGTATTCACTTGCGTTGATTGTCAGACCTTGAGAAGTGAAAGGAGTTCTTATGCGTATTGTTGAAGATGTGCGTCGGTTTTGGAAGATACTTTCCAAGCGAGAGCGACGGTAGCTTCATCTGCAAGCCATCTCGGATCAAAGGGGACGGGGGTCTTTTTCGCGACTTGCCATAACGTCCCCTTTAGTTTTCTAAGCGACAAACAGCAAGTAACCGATCGTCTCAAGCGCAAGCGTCCCCACCAAAACTCCCGCGGCGATCGAAGCCCCGCGCGACGTCACCGTCTGAGCCCCTTGCCCAAAGCCAAAATACCCGCCGCGTCCATTCCAAAGCCACAATCCCAGCGGCACGCAGACCACACCGAACAGCGCCAGTTGCCAGGACGCTCCTCCCAACTTCAAAATCTCCGCGGCGTCGCCGACCGGCAGGAAAACCGCCGCGCCCAAGTACGCTCCATTCGCAATCAAGCAAAAGCCGGCGAAGAAGGCGGCGAGCGGCTCTTGGCTGCTCTTGAATAGTCGTAGCGTCAGCCAGACGATGGCCGGCACGAGCGCTCCGAAGATTGGCCCGGCCCAGATGATCGGCAGTTCGTGCTGCGGCGCATGAAAATCGGTTCGCGAGATATCCCACGGGACCAGGTAGACGAGTTCTACCTGGCCGCCGAAGTAAAGGGTTGCCAGTGCATGGCCTAGCTCGTGGATGATTTGCATCCAGAGCCAGCAGGTAACGCAAATGGCGAAGGCGAAAACGCCGCGTCTCATTTCACCCGGCCGACCGGACGGAGGCCGGAGCCCTTCGTCTTGGTCAAACCGTCGCCAAGGTCGGCTCGCGCTTCGTCCGCCAGTTTCTGCAGTCGGGCGACGACGTCGGGATGCGAGTCCTTCACATCGATCGTTTCGCCGATGTCGCTTTCCAGGTCGTACAGGGCCAGGCCGGTGTGGGCCTGCTCGTAGTTGACCGGCAAGCCGTCTTTGCCGCCGGGGCGACCATTCAGGGTGCGGTAGCCGTGCGGAAAGTGAAGCTTCCACTTGCCGCTGCGGATCGCTTGCAGCTGGTCGCCGTAGTACATGTAGTACGCTTCGTGCGGGCTCTTCGCGCCGGGCTGGCCGGTGACGATCGGCCAGATGTTTTTGCCGTCGATCTTGTGGTCAGGCAGCTTGGCGCCGATCAGCTGGGCGACAGTCGGCAGAATGTCGATCGTCATCATCGGCGTGCTGACGCTCTTGCCGGCCGGAATCTTGCCCGGCATCCAGAAGATCGTCGGTTCGCGGCAACCTCCGTCCCACATCGTCCCCTTCCCTTCCCGCAGCGGACCGGCCGAGCCGGCATGTTCGCCGTACGAGAGCCACGGGCCGTTGTCGGAGGTGAAGATCACCAGCGTGTTGTCGTCCACCTTGTTACGGCGAAGCGCTTCCATGATCTGGCCGACCGACCAGTCGACTTCCATCACCACATCCCCAAAGAGCCCAGCGCCAGACTTGCCGGCGAACTTGTCCGAGACGTAAAGAGGCACGTGGACCATCGAGTGCGGAACGTAGAGGAAGAAGGGCTGCTTGGCGTGATCGTCGATGAACTCGACCGCTTTCTCGGTGTAGAGGGTGGTCAGGTTCCGCTGTTCCTCCGGCGTCACTTCGGCGTCGATGATTTCGTTTTTCGAGATCAGCGGCAGGTCGGGATAGGTCTTCTTGCGCTGCTCGAGCGACTTGTCGCGAAGGCCGGGATGGTAGGGCCACATGTCGTTCGAGTACGGTAGGCCGACGTAGTCGTCAAAGCCATGCTGCAGCGGCAGGAACTCTTTCTCGTCCCCCAAGTGCCACTTGCCGTAGATCGCGGTCGCATAGTCCTTCTGCTTGCAAATTTCGGCCAGGGTCGTTTCTTCCGGGTTAAGCCCGATCTTCGACTTCGGACCGAGCGCTCCCAAGATGCCAAGTCGATTGTTGTAGCAGCCGGTCAGCAGTCCGCACCGCGAGGCGGAGCAAACGGCCTGGGTGACGTAAAAGTCGGTGCAGATCGTCCCCTCTTTGGCCAGCTCGTCAAGATGCGGCGTCGGATAGGCGGTCGCGCCAAACGGGCCGATGTCGGCGTAGGCCATGTCGTCAATAAAGATGACGACGATGTTGGGAAGCTTGGCTTCGTCGGCGGCGAAGCTGACGGACGAACAGGCGAAAACGGCAACCAGAGCGGCCGCCGCCAAGGTGAAGGTGCGAAGCATGCGATTCTAGCCGGGTTGGGGGGCGAGATGGGCGATTTGGAAGGAAGTTCTCATTCTCGTCCATCCTGTCACATGGGTCAACTTTCTTAGCAACGCTTCGCCAAGACAAAATTGTTGTTTGAAAAGGGAAAACGGCGAAAATGAAGGGATTTGCTGCGACGGAATGCGGCGTTGGCAGCGAATTGATTCTGAGCGTCCCCCGCTTTAACGGCCCCTAAGTTGCCAGAAGATTTTGGTTCGAGATCTTATAGTAGTCGCAGCGTTAGCAGGGACGGCTAAGGTCGAAACTAGTCGCGAGTAGAGGATGGATTTAAAAACCGTTCGCGGATAACCCGCTCTGGAATTTCTAACAACCTTGCATGCGACAATGCGACATCTTCCGATGCTTTCCCAAACCGATAGGTGAATGCGACGAGAATGATTGAAGCGATCAACAGCAGGGAGCAGACGACGATTAGCCAGACTGCAGACATGATTGGGTCTTCGTCATGTGACGCTACGATTCCTAACCTTACAATGCCAAGCGATTGGAGGAGTAGACCAATGCCGAGAGATGTATCCACTAGCATAGCGATCGCGAGAAGATAGGCTACCGCTCGGAACCAAGCGAGCTGCACAGATTTCCATTGGAGCGGGATTCGTAAGCCTCTTGCCGGTGAAGCACTGTCGTCTCCTTCCAGGACCAGCCACGATTCCCGAGGTATGATCGGAAAGAAGCAGATGTGAATGAAACGCGTCTTAACGTGGAATAAACCCTTTAAGCGGTCAATTCTGCCGTAGTATCCATCTCCACCGAACATCGAATGTACCCTACCAACAAAAATGTATTACGGGGCTAAAACATTTCCGACGCAGCGCCAAATGTGATCGCGGCTATAAACGCAAAAATCCCTAGAACGAACGAGACAAACGCAATCAGCAAAAGTTTTACGCCTTTCAATTGGCGCAGCGTGGACTCAAGGAACGTTTCGCGATAGCTTGGTACCGGCTCATGCGCAAGCCAAGCTTCTATTTCCATCGCCAGTTCCAAGGGAGTCGTATAGCGGAGCCACGGTTCGAGTTTCATCGCGCGCAAGCAGATTGCTTCTAATGGGCGTGGGATTCCACGCCAGACCGAGCGAGGTCGTCGAAAGTCTCCTGCACGTACTTTCTGAACCATTCGTAAGGCGTTCTCATCCGAAAATGGAGCCTCGCCAGTAAGCAATTTGTAAAGAGTTGCACCAAGGCCATAGACATCAGACCGGCGTCCGACTTCGTCGGTTCGTCCCATCGCCTGTTCTGGGCTCATATAAGCAGGGGTCCCCAAAATGGCGCCCGAACCGGTCATTTCCGGCTCATTCACCACCCCTTCGATTTCTGTATATTGCGGAAACTGGGGATGATCGGAGACGTTCATTCGCTTTGCCAAGCCCCAGTCGAGGAGAAACGTTTCTCCCAACGCTCCTGTGATAATATTTAGCGGTTTGATGTCGCGGTGAATGACTCCGCGACGGTGTGCATATTCGACAGCCTCGCAGACGCGCATGAAGCTCTGTAGAAGTTTACGAAAACGTTGATCGCGTTGAATTGGGAGCAGTGGACGCTTTTGGTGAAAAAGACCGATCGCTTGACTAAGCGTGATGCCATGGATGCGTCGCATCGCGTAAAAGACGTCTCCATTTTCATCGCGACCGATGGCGTAAACGGGCACGATACAGGGATGTTCCAATTGCCCGGTGAGCTTGCCCTCCTGCACAAAGCGTTTGATGGCCGCTTCATTGTTGAGTCCGCCGTGGATCTGCTTCAGTAGAACCTCGCGTCCAATGTCTTCGTCGTAAGCGAGGTAGACGACGCCCATTCCTCCCTTCGCAAATGGACGCACCTTTCGAAAGCGAGGGAAGTTAGTTCCCGACTTGGCGGCTTCAATTCCCGTTCGCCCCTTCAGGGGAAGCGTGTCGTGCAATATCGGACCGGCGAACGATGATGTCGTTTCCACTGGTCCGGCCGATGCGTTCTCCAAGTCGTAGTTTGATAGTACTAAGTCGATGGTATCGAGGTACAGAGGATACCGAGCGCTGTAAAAAACGTGGTCGCAGTGGAATGACCGCTTGCGGCGGTGTTGCACGTCTATCGTTAATAGGGACTTAAAGAGATCCTTTCGTTGTGATTCCTCTACATTCTCAAGATACGAATCAATGTGGGGAGGATCAGAATGTTCGCCCCAGGCACAATCGAATTGTCCGCATATGGAGTCCAGGCGGGACGCATCTTCAGAGTCGCGCATTGATGCTCATCCAAAATGGTGTCCATTGTTGAGCCAATCGAGCGTAGCTTCTAGCGTTGTAACGACGTGCCGCTAGGAGCGACGTCAGACGCGTGCGTTATCGACGAATTGCAGAGGCAAAAATATTGGCCTCGGCAGGCCTGTTCGGCATTCTATCGTTGGGAATCACGGTCTGTGAAATTCTGTTTGAAGAAATGCAACGGTTTCGAAGGATTTCGCTCTCGTTAGAACAAGTTAACTATTTGCCTGCGGAATTTTCGTTCGCTTAGAATTGCCCGCCATAAACTCCTCGTACTTTTGCGATAAATGCCATACGACTTGTTGTGTTGGCTCTGTCGAATCCAATTGCTGGACCAGCTTAAGGCAGCGTCGCGAAGCGTCGTTAACCGCCCAACGTGACTCCATGCCGGAATAACCCATGTCTTCGTTTTCGATTTTTTGACCTCCTTGGAAAACGGACTTCGCTGGTTGTGGAATTCGTCAAGCGAACGCGTTGCCTTTCGAAATCGGCGTTAATCGAGATTTTGCGTTGTTCTTAAAAGGATCTCCCCGAGTCAGCCAACCATAGTGATTTGCGAAACATTCGACCTTCCAATACGCGGGTTCCAATTGGGGGGCGGTCATCGGCGCGATTTGCCCCGGTCAAATTGACTATTCAATCGGCAAGTCTAAATGCGCACACTAGCAATTAGTTTGTGCAAATTAATGCGGATTTGATGCCGCGTGCAATCTTCTCGCTTTAGGTTGCATGAAAGTTAACCCAGGTTGCAAGAATATTTTCTAGACGAAGATTGCACCTACGGTTAAATTCAAACTCACAGCCCACCCCTACCTTTCGCTTAGTTCGGCTTTCGGCCGCCACTAAGTCCCTCCTGCCAACTTACTGCGAACCATGATGGTCATCCCTACCTACCATTCGGCCAGGGACACCCGACGCTGCCGCATGTTTGGCGTCGTACTGGCGTTGCTCTTCTGTCAGCTGGCAGTCGCAGCAGACTCCGTTCCCGAGCAGGTCGCTCCCAAGAAGGTCAGCTTCGTTAACGACGTTGTGCCGGTCCTTACCAAGGCTGGCTGCAACATGGGAACCTGCCACGCGAAAGCCGGCGGCGGTCAAAACGGTTTCCAACTCTCGCTGCTCGGCTTTGAGCCGCTCGAAGATTACGAAAGCATCGTCCGTGAGGGACGTGGTCGCCGCTTGTTCCCCTCCGCTCCGGAAGAGAGCCTGCTGCTTCGCAAAGGGGCGAACGAAACTCCGCACAAGGGAGGCGTTCGCCTGGCCAAAGATACCGAAGGTTACGAAATCATCCGCCGCTGGATCAGCGAAGGCGCCGCTTATCAGGTCGAAGCCGATCCGACGCTCGAGTCGATCGAAGTTCAGCCCCCGCGCGGCGTGGTCAACATGGGCCAAGAGCAACAGCTGAAAGCGATCGCCACCTTCTCCGACGGCAGCAAGAAAGACGTCACGCCGTTTTCGCTGTTCGAGTCGAACTCGGAAGCGATGGCAGAAGTCTCCTCGACCGGCCTGGTGAAAATGCACGACATTCCGGGACGCGTGGCGATCATGCTGCGCTACCAGGACAAAGCGGCGGTCTTCACTGCTGCGGTTCCGCTCGGCGCTCCGATGGGCGAATTGCCGACCGCGAATAATTTTGTCGACGAGTTGGTCTTCGCCAATCTCAACGAAATCGGCGTCCCCCCTTCCCCGGTCTGCGACGACGCGACGTTCCTTCGCCGCGTTTCGCTCGATCTGACCGGGCGTTTGCCGACTCCAGCCGAAGCGGATGAGTTTCTGGCCAGCACCGATCCGGAGAAACGCAATCAGGCGATCAACCGCTTGCTGCAAAGCCCCGGCTACGCCGACTTCTTCGCCAACAAGTGGACGGCGCTGCTCAAGAATCGCCGCGACGATGCGAGCGACATCACTTCCAACTTTGCGTTCCACGCTTGGATACGCGATAGCCTGCTCCAGAACGTGCCGTATGACCAGATGGTCCGCGAACTGTTGGCCGCCACCGGCACGGTCGTCGCCAATCCGCCGGTCGCGTGGTACAAGCGGGTCAAAGAGCCGAAGGATCAAATGGAAGACGTCGCCCAATTGTTTTTGGGGGTTCGTCTGCAATGCGCCCAGTGCCATCACCATCCGTTTGAACGCTGGAGCCAAGACGACTATTACAGCTTGTCCGCCTTCTTCGCCCAAGTCGGTCGCAAACCGTCGGGCGTCCGCGGCGAAGATTTGATCTTCCACAAGCGCGGCATGGCGACCTCCA is part of the Blastopirellula sediminis genome and harbors:
- a CDS encoding SHD1 domain-containing protein, producing the protein MSSSSNTRDPVVMVLAVLAGLFILMLFGCGVALAVFIRVTYDKDLGKPAPGTGKIPPPIVVSPNRVEEDRIRELERRRLEQDRQHAAEQLRRAQEQNRADAQMRRENEQQLADERKLTEEEEQRRLLRIAVLGDPAVPGSTGRFGEPLATAPAAVELPTPPAPLPPLAYAEEAVQAGERLGWTNIGSRESKFIDRAPPGGVLVGAIVFKSSRFGTTVAGIQPIYQRQDQYVAGGICGTSTSDTAFSLAEAGEAVSGFRFRSGLVVDVIALTFAPLEGLQLNIDDERQGERLGSPDRDLPKVWSGDSKLIVGIYGTYENNTNVRSLGMLYADQVTAGELGPPLQPLRTFSSANGKFTVEAKLVKINDDGTVSLEREDGSRVSAPIASLSEEDQKYIESQR
- a CDS encoding alkaline phosphatase family protein; the encoded protein is MRIAPLLSLLLLTIAAPLLAAEKEKHVLLLGIDGCRFDAVQKAKTPNLDRLVANGTYSPTALILGDRYRKNDTISGPGWGSINTGVWADKHNVQGNEFKEPHFDKFPHFFHFVKQAFPDAKTVSIVDWDPIAKYIVSDADVSLSTKPTGANVVATYAKGDEKSTAEAIRLIEELDPKAMMLYLGQVDETGHAHGFHPSVPEYIAAIETVDGLVGQVLDAIAKRIDEEWLIVVTSDHGGEGRGHGGGHNNPNILHSFLIVSGEGAKKGKFEEQVYIVDAVPTLLTYLGVKLDDAWQLDGHAVGLK
- a CDS encoding HNH endonuclease; this translates as MATETHPEKRSWIFQAIPQYFDLNEALKHIRIFRWRIKQFKNEIRAGDDVFLWLAGSDGGVVARGTVVTDPLDMEDSQEELPFVKEADKDKDRLSAAVEINTVFGVPVQREDLKAHPVLSSISILKQSRGTNFALTEDEADSLDALCPRSELHGASLFEAFSLFHATPVEQLRVRIRRERAAQLREFLGDIDGITLDGFNREVWVLESATLLGGEDIRGALFDSSLLDNEFAVQVAVALDAGDLELHGNYVWRPGSTVYGSPLANVTDQEKLSHVKHALRLLNDPTLSPSEKVVQIESVPGFGFPTATGLVILLHPEEIAIMNKQTEGVFEKLRVNCKGFAAFQAAASQLRSELGADDYLELDWFLYQINQGMIEVADREQHEKMLRDIDCQIEASIEKSTAVNQTEKEQLVKSRIGQGQFRHNIQKLELSCRVSGVDDVRFLIASHIKPWRACDNVERLDGANGLFLSPNIDLLFDRGHISFEDDGTLLIASVVDEKTLRSLGVPSDMTNCGHFSSKQKRYLAYHRQHVFLGSNKSE
- a CDS encoding 3-keto-disaccharide hydrolase; amino-acid sequence: MTTKFTVATMCLFGLSLALAPTSGRSEEPKPPQGFRALFNGHDLSGWYGLNPHQSQKLVGEDKSKNLLKQQAEFSKYWRVENGSLVNDGEGPYATTEREFGDMEFLLEYKTVAGADSGVYLRGTPQVQIWDANQEFDPQRPTRKPHLGSGGLFNNTPGAAGRDPLELADLPFGEWNQLRIQQIGDRTSVWLNGKLVVNNAVMENYWDRSQPLPPKGPIMLQTHGGKIEWRNLFVREIGASEAKEILANAKQK
- a CDS encoding neutral/alkaline non-lysosomal ceramidase N-terminal domain-containing protein; translation: MKIGLAEVDITPPNGFPMAGYYHERLAEGTVDSLKAKAIVLDDGTTAGALVVCDLIGITTDLSREIRKLAAERTGIPAENIVVAATHSHTAPDYTKELYLHLGGERQDPLRAEYIKKLIAGPVDAIAQAHAAAAPSQLRAGVATQKTPVSFNRRFVMRDGSVRTWMNLANPDVVRAAGPIDPDVGILAIDSADGSVTRGVLSNFALHLDTVGGTNWSADYPYFIEQAVRDAVGPETISIFGAGCCGDINHSDPSRSERNKTNFIGRSLGETISKQLDRLESTGATPLFVKSRTVELPLQDATSQEVERSLAILKLARNHEKVDFFDHVTAYKKLMLDQFRHQQPHANAAEQITWGLSRSLAGVGDTLPMNVTVYAVGRDVAIVCLPGEVFVDLGLAIKKASPFRTTLLIELSNAVETIYVPHRAAYAGGSYEVTNSNLQPGSGEMLVETAVALLREAATQAAVSTN